From Methanosarcina lacustris Z-7289, one genomic window encodes:
- a CDS encoding DNA-directed DNA polymerase II small subunit yields MNEIDIVRAVIEEGYQISPQAVELIKLSNSPESLLKYILSTIDDCVFVIEPEHVDLKDFEASKTVSRIISGTSPGKIPQMAPGKVSSPALEPVDSHMVKTFDHAVDVPEEPGLRSSVESSVESSVESSVESDVISAVEVSDSNLGIEPEILYSQVSDSVSDPISGSVSDPISDPISGSVSNSISDSVSNPVYPSSSSRTGEKPASSFFGHSSSPSTSTRASREESLFSNKGNSFPSSSRDEEVRYLPGRNPVTVLSDITGHSTCVGEYMQFVQYFRDRYSRLSEIIRGRMNARPIESLKRRSFRRGSDGNAEEISIIGMVSDISTTTNGHKIFSIEDPTGSFSVLIRNSDKELFELASKLLLDEVIGVTGSVTNDGKLMMATKILQPDVPNSVQRRTGSHGKAVLISDIHVGSSQFLEEAWLDFLDFLKGESDSEEMREIAAQVRYLVVAGDLVDGIGIYPDQEMELDIQDVYAQYRKAAEYFKEIPEHIHVIISPGNHDAVRQAEPQPALPERICADFPANVTFVGNPALVDLDGVRILIYHGRSIDDLVASVPGVSYQEPAGAVLEMLKRRHLAPTYGSRVSISPEKKDYFIIDPVPDIIHTGHVHTLGVQRYKNVLLVNSGTWQAQTEFQKRVNLMPVPARVPVVDLADFDVKILAFD; encoded by the coding sequence ATGAATGAGATTGATATTGTACGGGCAGTTATAGAGGAAGGGTACCAGATAAGCCCGCAAGCCGTAGAACTAATTAAATTAAGTAATTCCCCTGAAAGCCTTCTAAAATACATCCTTTCAACTATTGATGACTGTGTTTTTGTCATTGAACCCGAACATGTCGACCTGAAGGACTTTGAAGCTTCTAAAACGGTTTCCAGGATAATTTCTGGAACATCTCCCGGGAAAATTCCCCAAATGGCTCCAGGAAAAGTTTCCTCTCCTGCCTTAGAACCTGTAGACTCTCATATGGTAAAAACTTTTGACCATGCGGTGGATGTCCCTGAGGAACCAGGATTAAGATCAAGTGTTGAATCAAGTGTTGAATCAAGTGTTGAATCAAGTGTTGAATCGGATGTGATTTCAGCGGTTGAAGTCTCGGACTCCAATTTGGGGATTGAACCTGAAATTCTTTATTCTCAGGTTTCGGATTCTGTTTCTGATCCTATTTCTGGTTCTGTTTCTGATCCAATTTCTGATCCTATTTCTGGTTCTGTTTCTAATTCTATTTCTGATTCAGTTTCCAATCCCGTTTATCCCTCTTCTTCTTCAAGAACTGGAGAAAAACCAGCTTCCTCTTTTTTCGGACATTCAAGTTCTCCTTCTACCTCTACTCGTGCTTCCAGAGAAGAATCCCTTTTTTCAAATAAGGGAAATTCTTTTCCTTCAAGTTCAAGGGACGAAGAAGTCAGGTATCTTCCGGGCCGCAACCCTGTTACCGTGCTTTCCGACATCACCGGACATTCGACCTGTGTTGGAGAGTATATGCAATTTGTGCAATATTTCAGGGACAGGTACAGCAGGCTCTCTGAAATCATTCGGGGCAGGATGAATGCACGCCCTATAGAAAGTTTGAAAAGGAGGAGTTTTCGCCGCGGATCAGATGGAAATGCTGAGGAGATATCGATTATAGGGATGGTTTCTGATATCAGCACCACCACCAACGGGCATAAAATCTTTTCGATTGAAGACCCGACAGGTTCTTTTTCAGTTCTTATCAGAAATAGTGACAAGGAGCTCTTTGAGCTGGCTTCGAAGCTTCTTCTGGACGAAGTCATCGGGGTAACAGGCTCGGTTACTAATGACGGAAAGCTTATGATGGCCACAAAGATCCTCCAGCCAGATGTCCCAAACAGCGTTCAGCGCAGGACAGGAAGCCACGGGAAAGCCGTACTGATTTCGGATATTCACGTGGGCAGTTCTCAGTTCCTGGAAGAGGCCTGGCTGGATTTTCTGGACTTTTTGAAAGGAGAATCTGACTCAGAAGAGATGCGGGAGATTGCAGCCCAGGTCCGTTATCTTGTTGTTGCAGGGGACCTCGTGGACGGTATAGGGATTTATCCTGACCAGGAAATGGAACTGGATATTCAGGATGTCTATGCACAGTACAGGAAAGCAGCAGAGTACTTCAAAGAAATTCCTGAACATATTCATGTGATAATAAGCCCTGGAAACCACGACGCTGTACGCCAGGCAGAACCACAGCCTGCCCTGCCTGAAAGGATCTGCGCGGATTTTCCGGCGAATGTCACCTTCGTAGGCAACCCCGCTCTTGTGGACCTTGACGGCGTCCGAATCCTTATTTACCATGGCAGGTCGATTGATGACCTGGTTGCAAGCGTCCCTGGCGTCTCGTATCAGGAGCCTGCAGGTGCAGTCCTTGAGATGCTGAAGCGCAGGCACCTTGCTCCAACGTACGGGAGCAGGGTTTCCATATCCCCGGAGAAAAAAGATTACTTTATAATTGACCCTGTTCCGGATATCATTCATACAGGTCATGTCCATACCCTGGGAGTCCAGCGATATAAAAATGTCCTCCTGGTCAATTCTGGAACCTGGCAAGCTCAGACCGAGTTCCAGAAGCGTGTAAACCTGATGCCTGTGCCAGCCAGAGTTCCGGTTGTGGATCTTGCGGATTTTGACGTGAAAATCCTGGCTTTTGATTAA
- the twy1 gene encoding 4-demethylwyosine synthase TYW1, whose product MPLEEQKENSGENFPEIQEENRGEEQTSLPFDIPDFATLLKKQGYALAGHHSAVKTCLWLRKAMNDDGFCYKSKFYGVQSHRCLQMTPTLVCNQRCLFCWRPTEVPVPMPGEWDSPEKIVEESIACQRKLITGFGGSPNALRERWLEGNEPNNVAISLSGEPTFYPYLPELIEEYEKRGFTTFLVTNGTVPSMVAKVNPSQLYMSLDAPDLDTYLRVCQPKSPALWDRINESLDIMKEKCSRTVIRTTLVKGVNMFNPEGYARLIKKASPDFVEIKAYMHLGFSRFRLDRSAMPTHAEVLEFSKELAKHLGYEIADESEISRVVLLSKDGKKSPVNSPPINWQACNSAPVDQPES is encoded by the coding sequence ATGCCTCTTGAAGAACAAAAAGAAAATTCCGGAGAAAACTTTCCGGAAATCCAGGAAGAAAATCGGGGTGAAGAGCAGACATCTCTTCCCTTTGATATCCCTGATTTTGCAACCCTTCTTAAAAAGCAGGGTTATGCCCTTGCAGGTCATCATTCAGCAGTAAAGACCTGTCTCTGGCTAAGAAAAGCCATGAATGACGACGGTTTTTGCTACAAATCGAAGTTTTATGGCGTTCAGTCCCACCGCTGCCTCCAGATGACTCCTACTCTCGTGTGCAACCAGCGCTGCCTTTTCTGCTGGCGCCCGACTGAGGTCCCGGTCCCTATGCCCGGGGAGTGGGATTCTCCTGAAAAAATAGTTGAGGAAAGCATCGCTTGCCAGCGCAAATTGATCACAGGTTTCGGCGGCTCTCCAAATGCACTCAGGGAACGCTGGCTTGAAGGCAATGAACCGAATAACGTTGCAATCTCCCTGTCCGGTGAACCGACCTTTTACCCTTACCTTCCGGAACTTATCGAAGAATATGAAAAGAGAGGGTTTACTACCTTTCTGGTTACGAACGGAACTGTCCCTTCAATGGTTGCAAAGGTCAACCCTTCCCAGTTATACATGAGTCTCGATGCTCCGGACCTCGATACCTATCTCAGAGTCTGCCAGCCAAAATCTCCTGCACTCTGGGACAGAATCAACGAGTCTCTGGATATTATGAAAGAGAAATGCTCAAGAACAGTCATCCGAACCACACTGGTCAAGGGAGTAAATATGTTCAATCCGGAAGGTTATGCCAGACTAATTAAAAAAGCCTCCCCGGATTTTGTGGAAATAAAGGCTTACATGCACCTTGGCTTTTCACGCTTCCGGCTCGACCGATCTGCCATGCCAACCCATGCAGAGGTGCTGGAGTTTTCAAAAGAACTTGCAAAGCATCTGGGGTATGAGATCGCAGATGAGTCCGAAATCAGCCGGGTTGTCCTGCTCTCAAAGGACGGAAAAAAGTCTCCTGTCAACTCCCCGCCAATAAATTGGCAGGCATGTAATAGTGCCCCGGTTGACCAGCCTGAATCTTAA
- the prf1 gene encoding peptide chain release factor aRF-1: MTEQSAHDKYEFKKKLEGLRDKRGRSTELISIYLPPDKQIFDVTNQLKDEHGQAANIKSKLTRTNVQGAIESLLSRLRYLDKVPENGIVYFTGAVDIGANKTSMESEVIVPPDPITVYKYHCDSSFYLEPLDDMLKDKNTFGLLVLDRREATVGLLVGKRIQAFRNLTSTVPGKQRKGGQSAHRFQQLRLIAIHEFYKRIGDAASDIFMAVDHKDLKGVLIGGPSPTKEEFYAGEFLHHELLKKILGLFDTGYTDESGLSELVNAAEDKLKDLELMGEKNAVRAFFKELIADSGKIAYGEAQVRANLEINSVDVLLLSEDLRAERVTTKCSVCGYENKWTRRWKPGEPAPTAGNCPKCGSSLEVTDVTDIVDEFSELADKSNAKLIFVSTDFDEGSQLMNAFGGIAATLRYNTGI, from the coding sequence ATGACTGAACAATCCGCACATGACAAGTATGAATTTAAAAAGAAGCTTGAAGGCCTCAGGGATAAGAGAGGAAGGAGCACGGAGCTTATTTCCATTTATCTTCCTCCTGACAAGCAGATTTTCGATGTTACAAACCAGTTAAAAGACGAGCATGGGCAAGCTGCAAACATTAAGTCCAAGCTTACGAGGACGAATGTGCAGGGAGCTATTGAGTCTCTGCTCTCAAGGCTCAGATATCTGGACAAAGTACCTGAGAATGGGATAGTGTACTTTACAGGAGCTGTGGATATCGGAGCCAACAAGACAAGTATGGAAAGCGAGGTAATTGTCCCTCCTGACCCCATCACTGTCTACAAGTACCACTGTGACTCATCTTTCTACCTTGAGCCTCTTGACGATATGCTTAAGGATAAGAACACCTTCGGGCTTCTGGTTCTTGACCGCAGGGAAGCAACTGTCGGGTTGCTGGTAGGAAAGAGAATCCAGGCTTTCCGCAACCTGACCTCGACAGTTCCTGGAAAGCAGAGGAAAGGAGGTCAGAGCGCCCACCGTTTCCAGCAGCTCAGGCTCATTGCAATTCATGAGTTCTACAAGAGGATAGGAGATGCTGCAAGTGATATTTTCATGGCTGTAGACCACAAGGACCTCAAAGGCGTCCTGATAGGAGGCCCCTCTCCGACAAAGGAAGAGTTCTACGCAGGTGAGTTCCTGCACCACGAGCTCTTAAAGAAAATCCTCGGGCTCTTTGATACAGGATATACCGATGAATCCGGGCTTTCCGAGCTTGTTAATGCTGCAGAGGATAAACTCAAGGACCTTGAGCTTATGGGAGAGAAGAATGCCGTCAGAGCCTTTTTCAAGGAACTGATTGCCGATTCGGGTAAGATAGCCTATGGAGAAGCCCAGGTCAGGGCAAACCTCGAGATAAATTCAGTGGACGTGCTCCTTCTTTCTGAAGACCTGCGTGCAGAAAGGGTAACTACGAAATGCAGTGTCTGCGGATACGAAAATAAGTGGACACGGCGCTGGAAACCCGGAGAACCTGCTCCCACAGCCGGGAACTGTCCCAAATGTGGCTCTTCCCTTGAGGTTACGGATGTTACGGACATTGTGGACGAGTTCTCAGAGCTTGCCGACAAGAGTAATGCAAAGTTAATCTTCGTATCCACTGACTTTGATGAGGGTTCCCAGCTCATGAATGCCTTTGGAGGCATAGCTGCAACCCTGAGGTACAATACTGGAATCTGA
- the argS gene encoding arginine--tRNA ligase: protein MFLELKDQAVSILKEAIRKVGFEVEDSELQFETSSHADLASRAAFKLAGKHKQNPKELASRIVSAIEIPEGSYIGEVSAAGPYINFLAGKHYLDRTITAIREDKEKFGCGAPKDRILLEHTSANPNGPLHVGHIRNSIIGDTLARILRRAGYNVEVQYYVNDMGRQIAVVSWACERFELDLSRKSDSAIADVYIKANVELDKNPEYVKEIDALMEKVEAGDVRTIERFEKAVSLAVAGIKETLLRLNVVHDKFVSESRFLKSGAVHDIVERIKATGRTKMDKGALVVDLSDYGFEKTLVIQRSNGTSLYTTRDLAYHEWKAGQTDRIIDVFGADHKLISGQLRATLNAIGIKEPEVVIFEFVSLPEGSMSTRRGQFISADDLFDRVTKAAFEQVETRRPEASAEFKKQVAEMVGIGAVRYDIVRVSPEKSTVFNWKEALDFEKQGAPYIQYSHARACSILEKAKEEVAWDSSMEIDPSLLIEDSEISLIKKMAMFDSIIDLSARELKPHILAIYARELADAFNQFYRFVPVIVAEDEKVRAARLTLVDCARIVLANSLDTLGIGAPEAM, encoded by the coding sequence TTGTTCCTGGAACTCAAAGATCAGGCTGTATCAATCTTAAAAGAAGCTATCCGAAAGGTCGGGTTTGAGGTTGAGGATTCCGAACTTCAATTCGAAACCTCTTCCCATGCTGACCTTGCGAGCAGGGCCGCCTTCAAGCTTGCAGGCAAGCACAAGCAAAACCCAAAAGAGCTTGCATCCCGTATCGTTTCTGCAATTGAAATTCCTGAAGGTTCGTATATAGGAGAAGTGAGTGCCGCAGGTCCTTACATTAACTTCCTTGCCGGCAAGCACTACCTGGACAGAACTATAACTGCTATCCGGGAAGATAAAGAAAAATTCGGCTGTGGGGCTCCAAAGGACAGAATTCTCCTTGAGCACACATCGGCAAATCCGAATGGTCCCCTTCATGTAGGACATATCCGCAACTCGATTATAGGAGATACTCTTGCCCGCATCCTCAGGCGCGCAGGATACAATGTGGAAGTCCAGTATTATGTTAACGACATGGGCCGGCAGATTGCGGTAGTCTCCTGGGCGTGTGAACGCTTTGAGCTTGACCTTTCCAGAAAGTCTGACTCTGCAATTGCTGACGTATATATCAAAGCCAATGTCGAGCTGGACAAAAACCCTGAGTATGTAAAGGAAATCGATGCCCTTATGGAAAAGGTTGAAGCCGGGGATGTCAGGACGATTGAACGTTTTGAGAAGGCAGTTTCCCTGGCTGTTGCCGGGATCAAAGAAACCCTCCTCCGCTTAAATGTCGTTCATGATAAATTCGTAAGTGAGTCGCGCTTCCTTAAATCCGGAGCAGTACACGATATTGTCGAGCGGATAAAGGCTACTGGCAGGACAAAGATGGACAAAGGAGCCCTTGTTGTAGACCTTTCGGATTACGGGTTTGAAAAGACCCTTGTTATCCAGCGCTCGAACGGCACCTCCCTTTATACAACTCGCGACCTTGCCTACCACGAATGGAAAGCCGGGCAGACAGACCGCATAATTGATGTATTCGGGGCAGACCACAAGCTTATTTCCGGCCAGCTCAGGGCTACGCTGAATGCAATCGGAATCAAGGAGCCCGAGGTCGTAATTTTTGAGTTCGTCTCTCTCCCTGAAGGCTCAATGAGTACCCGCCGCGGCCAGTTCATAAGTGCAGATGACCTCTTTGACAGGGTCACAAAAGCTGCATTCGAGCAGGTAGAAACCCGCCGCCCCGAAGCCTCAGCTGAGTTTAAAAAACAGGTTGCAGAAATGGTAGGAATAGGAGCAGTGAGATACGACATCGTCAGGGTCTCCCCGGAAAAATCCACAGTTTTCAACTGGAAAGAAGCCCTGGATTTTGAGAAGCAGGGTGCCCCCTACATCCAGTACTCCCATGCCCGCGCCTGTAGCATCCTTGAGAAAGCGAAAGAGGAAGTAGCCTGGGACTCTTCCATGGAAATCGATCCCTCTCTCCTTATCGAGGACAGCGAAATCTCTCTCATCAAGAAGATGGCAATGTTTGACAGCATCATCGACCTTAGTGCCCGCGAACTCAAGCCTCATATCCTTGCCATCTACGCCCGTGAACTTGCTGATGCATTCAACCAGTTCTACCGCTTTGTCCCGGTTATCGTAGCCGAGGATGAGAAGGTCAGGGCTGCAAGGCTTACCCTTGTGGACTGTGCAAGGATTGTCCTTGCAAACTCTCTTGACACCCTGGGGATAGGTGCTCCGGAAGCAATGTGA
- a CDS encoding methionine synthase has product MQDITFIDGGSLPTPEDLTREWVKAAIENRDEDEKLFSLVRGTFQRKIDVGVHVPTYPQFRDMIGQFLDIIKDEKNCYEPYVVKDENAKILELEIIDEVAKQYREETGETLGVRVCVAGPTDLYLQAFGATAFSDAYHVMALDIENFIKQAFKAAKNFKIRVISLDEPSLGMNDRIQFSDSDIISALTLASTYARKQGADMEIHLHSPLKYELVCETPINVIGFEYAATPSYIDLMDKKVLEDSNTYIRLGVSRTDISSLIGRVNETYGVNAWKEKEYMQKIVTDMETPEVIKKRLEKASSVLGDRIKYASPDCGLAYWPDQELAFRLLENTAKGINAFNAEMKHQE; this is encoded by the coding sequence ATGCAGGATATCACTTTTATCGACGGAGGCAGCCTTCCCACACCTGAGGATCTTACCAGGGAATGGGTAAAAGCTGCAATTGAAAACCGGGACGAGGACGAAAAACTCTTTTCTCTGGTAAGGGGGACTTTCCAGAGAAAAATCGATGTTGGAGTGCACGTTCCCACTTATCCGCAGTTTCGGGATATGATAGGGCAGTTTCTGGACATAATAAAAGATGAAAAGAACTGTTATGAGCCTTATGTGGTAAAAGATGAGAACGCAAAAATCCTTGAGCTGGAGATAATTGACGAGGTTGCAAAGCAGTATAGGGAAGAGACCGGGGAGACTCTGGGGGTTAGAGTTTGCGTTGCCGGCCCTACAGACCTTTACCTTCAGGCTTTCGGAGCAACTGCGTTTTCAGATGCATATCATGTCATGGCTCTGGACATCGAGAATTTTATAAAGCAGGCGTTTAAAGCTGCGAAAAATTTCAAAATCAGGGTTATTTCTCTGGATGAACCCAGTCTCGGAATGAATGATAGGATCCAGTTTTCGGATTCTGATATCATCTCTGCCCTTACTCTGGCTTCTACCTACGCGCGAAAACAGGGCGCAGATATGGAGATCCATCTGCACTCTCCATTAAAGTATGAACTTGTTTGTGAGACCCCTATCAATGTTATAGGGTTTGAGTATGCTGCAACTCCCTCTTACATAGACCTCATGGACAAAAAAGTACTGGAGGACTCGAATACTTACATAAGGCTTGGAGTTTCGAGGACTGATATTTCCAGTCTTATAGGCAGGGTTAACGAGACCTATGGAGTCAATGCCTGGAAGGAAAAAGAATACATGCAAAAGATTGTTACTGACATGGAAACTCCTGAAGTCATAAAAAAACGGCTTGAAAAAGCCTCTTCCGTTCTCGGAGACCGCATAAAATATGCAAGTCCGGACTGTGGGCTGGCATACTGGCCGGACCAGGAACTTGCTTTCAGACTACTTGAGAATACGGCAAAAGGCATCAACGCATTTAATGCAGAAATGAAACATCAGGAGTAA
- a CDS encoding methionine synthase, which yields MQEIIFDDIGSYPLPEGVSKEWVQDAFKTRAEDDKLFTVINDAFQQKIDAGVEVPTYPQYQDMNEQFLKVIRDSECTESPFEVKLECARIEELEAIETVAKAYKEKFGETLKVRICVTGPTELYLKEFGGTRYTDIYSLFAKSVNKFVRNSMKSAKHFKIATVSIDEPSIGLNPELAFDENDVVSALTEASRSASKRGADVEIHLHSPLYYNFACQTPTINVIGLESAGTPSYLELIDKKVLEETDSFLRLGIARTDIYSLAGVLNEKYCTNIWKDQQYLPEIVTQLETPAVIAKRLKLAYRRFGSLIKYVGPDCGLGAWPNQKIAFILLSNVARGIRDFRESC from the coding sequence ATGCAAGAAATCATCTTTGACGATATCGGAAGCTATCCCCTACCTGAAGGAGTTAGCAAGGAATGGGTCCAAGACGCCTTTAAAACTAGAGCAGAAGATGATAAACTCTTTACTGTAATCAATGATGCATTTCAGCAGAAAATTGATGCAGGCGTAGAGGTACCCACTTATCCTCAGTACCAGGACATGAATGAACAGTTTCTGAAGGTTATCCGGGATTCTGAATGCACTGAAAGCCCCTTTGAGGTAAAACTGGAGTGCGCAAGGATCGAAGAACTTGAGGCTATAGAAACGGTTGCAAAAGCCTATAAAGAAAAATTTGGGGAAACCTTAAAGGTCAGGATCTGTGTAACCGGTCCAACCGAACTTTACCTGAAGGAATTTGGGGGTACACGATATACGGACATATATTCTCTTTTTGCAAAAAGTGTAAACAAATTCGTTCGAAACTCTATGAAATCTGCAAAACATTTCAAGATTGCAACAGTTTCAATTGACGAGCCAAGCATAGGGCTGAACCCTGAACTTGCCTTTGATGAGAACGATGTCGTCTCTGCCCTTACCGAAGCCTCCAGGTCAGCGAGTAAGCGGGGAGCTGATGTGGAAATCCATCTTCATTCTCCTCTCTACTACAATTTTGCCTGCCAGACTCCTACAATCAATGTGATCGGATTGGAGTCTGCGGGCACGCCTTCCTATCTGGAGCTTATTGACAAAAAAGTGCTTGAAGAAACGGATTCTTTCCTGAGGCTCGGAATAGCAAGAACAGATATCTACTCCCTGGCAGGAGTCCTGAATGAGAAATACTGTACCAACATCTGGAAGGATCAGCAGTATCTTCCCGAAATTGTTACACAACTGGAAACTCCGGCCGTTATTGCAAAAAGGCTGAAGCTGGCTTACAGACGGTTTGGCAGCCTGATTAAGTATGTGGGTCCTGATTGCGGTCTGGGCGCCTGGCCCAACCAGAAGATAGCTTTTATCCTGCTTTCGAACGTTGCGCGGGGCATCAGGGATTTCAGGGAAAGTTGTTAA
- a CDS encoding ribbon-helix-helix domain-containing protein: MPKVSVEIPQELLDDLNRHVGDNKKFVSQSDAIRTSIRKMLDMMDDIDRRRGRLNE; encoded by the coding sequence ATGCCAAAAGTGAGTGTTGAAATCCCGCAGGAGCTCCTGGATGACCTCAACAGGCATGTGGGAGATAACAAAAAATTCGTAAGCCAATCTGATGCTATCCGAACTTCTATTCGTAAAATGCTGGACATGATGGACGACATAGATCGAAGACGCGGAAGACTGAATGAGTAA
- a CDS encoding TRAM domain-containing protein: MFREERISVPVEEGETYDVTIQDIARQGDGIARIEGFVVFVPNTSVGDEVQIKVERVLSKFAFATVVE; encoded by the coding sequence ATGTTTAGAGAAGAACGTATTTCTGTGCCCGTTGAAGAGGGCGAAACTTACGACGTAACTATTCAGGATATCGCTCGCCAGGGAGACGGCATCGCCCGTATCGAAGGCTTTGTAGTTTTTGTCCCGAATACAAGTGTTGGCGACGAAGTCCAGATTAAAGTCGAAAGGGTACTTTCGAAATTTGCATTTGCAACCGTTGTCGAGTAA
- a CDS encoding TRAM domain-containing protein has protein sequence MFREESRSVPVEEGEVYDVTIQDLARQGDGIARIEGFVIFVPNTSVGDEVQIKVERVLPKFAFASVVE, from the coding sequence ATGTTCAGAGAAGAAAGTCGCTCAGTCCCTGTTGAAGAGGGCGAAGTTTACGATGTTACAATTCAGGATCTTGCTCGCCAGGGAGATGGCATTGCTCGAATAGAGGGTTTTGTTATCTTTGTCCCTAACACCAGTGTTGGCGATGAAGTTCAGATTAAGGTCGAAAGGGTTCTTCCCAAGTTTGCATTTGCAAGTGTTGTTGAGTAA
- a CDS encoding TRAM domain-containing protein: protein MFREESRSVPVEEGEVYDVTIQDLARQGDGIARIEGFVIFVPGTKVGDEVRIKVERVLPKFAFGSVVE from the coding sequence ATGTTCAGAGAAGAAAGTCGCTCAGTCCCTGTTGAAGAGGGCGAAGTTTACGATGTTACAATTCAGGATCTTGCTCGTCAGGGAGACGGCATTGCTCGAATAGAGGGCTTTGTTATCTTTGTCCCTGGCACCAAAGTCGGCGATGAAGTTCGCATAAAAGTAGAAAGAGTACTTCCGAAATTTGCATTTGGAAGCGTTGTTGAGTAA
- a CDS encoding TRAM domain-containing protein has protein sequence MFGEESSPVPVEEGEVYDVTIQDLARQGDGIARIEGFVVFVPGTKVGDEVRIKIERVLPKYGFASLVE, from the coding sequence ATGTTCGGAGAAGAAAGTAGCCCTGTTCCTGTTGAAGAAGGCGAAGTCTACGATGTTACAATTCAGGACCTCGCCCGCCAGGGAGATGGCATTGCCCGTATAGAGGGCTTTGTAGTCTTTGTCCCGGGTACCAAAGTAGGCGATGAGGTCAGGATCAAAATCGAAAGGGTACTCCCCAAATACGGTTTTGCCAGCCTTGTTGAGTAA
- a CDS encoding bactofilin family protein produces the protein MMRFIKYHPRSNTYVIEKRVFFEEDLMLDGNVIVGQDVKFWKNLTVSGRLELGKGSIIQGNVKAENALICAAAQILGRIDTVSELCLLDGARVNVAACEGDIRVRPGCFLGSVKAGGTLELVGKVAVKRVEPLTKVIIRAEQ, from the coding sequence ATGATGCGCTTTATCAAGTACCACCCCCGGTCCAACACTTACGTGATTGAAAAAAGAGTTTTTTTTGAAGAGGACCTTATGCTGGACGGCAATGTTATTGTTGGGCAGGACGTGAAGTTCTGGAAAAATCTCACCGTATCGGGCAGGCTTGAACTCGGAAAAGGTTCGATTATTCAGGGAAATGTGAAAGCCGAAAATGCCCTTATCTGTGCGGCAGCACAAATTCTGGGCAGGATAGACACGGTTTCCGAACTTTGTCTCCTTGACGGAGCAAGGGTAAATGTTGCAGCCTGTGAGGGAGACATCCGTGTAAGGCCTGGCTGCTTTTTAGGTTCCGTAAAAGCGGGAGGAACTCTTGAACTTGTTGGAAAGGTTGCCGTGAAAAGAGTAGAGCCGCTAACAAAAGTAATTATTAGGGCTGAACAATGA
- a CDS encoding ABC transporter ATP-binding protein, producing the protein MGRVSVKNVSRVFSKKEDNSGTEALHNISFDVQDGEFICLLGPSGCGKTTLLRIAAGLETMTSGEITLNGVPITGPDPKRGMVFQQYSLFPWRTVIDNITFGLEMQGMKKREARKQVEKYLELVGLGQFKNSYPHELSGGMQQRAAIARALANEPEVLLMDEPFGALDAQTRNVLQDELLKIWEQKHVTFLFVTHSVDEAVVLSDRIVVMTSRPGRVKEIVKVELPRPRSRTSPEVNSLRDHVLKLLEEERFNK; encoded by the coding sequence ATGGGAAGAGTAAGTGTAAAAAACGTTTCGCGTGTATTTAGCAAAAAAGAAGATAATTCCGGGACCGAAGCTCTGCATAATATAAGTTTTGATGTACAGGATGGGGAATTTATCTGCCTCCTCGGCCCTTCAGGCTGCGGAAAGACAACACTGCTCCGGATAGCTGCAGGACTTGAAACCATGACCTCAGGAGAGATTACACTTAATGGAGTTCCTATAACAGGCCCTGACCCCAAAAGGGGCATGGTTTTCCAGCAGTATTCTCTCTTTCCCTGGAGGACCGTGATAGACAACATCACCTTTGGGCTGGAAATGCAGGGAATGAAAAAGAGAGAAGCCCGGAAGCAGGTGGAAAAGTATCTGGAACTTGTTGGCCTGGGGCAGTTCAAAAATAGCTACCCTCACGAGCTCTCAGGAGGTATGCAGCAAAGAGCAGCCATTGCAAGAGCTCTTGCTAACGAGCCTGAGGTTCTCCTTATGGACGAACCCTTCGGGGCGCTTGATGCCCAGACTCGAAATGTACTCCAGGATGAACTCCTGAAGATATGGGAACAAAAACATGTAACATTCCTTTTTGTAACGCACAGCGTGGACGAAGCTGTCGTCCTCTCTGACAGGATAGTGGTCATGACTTCAAGGCCGGGAAGGGTAAAGGAGATCGTAAAAGTAGAACTTCCGCGCCCACGAAGCCGAACAAGTCCGGAAGTGAACAGTTTAAGGGACCATGTCCTCAAACTTCTGGAAGAGGAACGGTTCAACAAATAA